From Neosynechococcus sphagnicola sy1, one genomic window encodes:
- a CDS encoding glutamate synthase-related protein translates to MPHLKGLRNGDTASSAIKQVASGRFGVTPEYLVSAQQIEIKMAQGAKPGEGGQLPGKKVSPYIAMLRRSKPGVTLISPPPHHDIYSIEDLAQLIFDLHQINPLAQVSVKLVAEIGIGTVAAGVAKANADVIQISGHDGGTGASPLSSIKHAGGPWELGLTEVHRVLMQNQLRDRVILRVDGGLKTGWDVVMAALMGGVRVWLWFHCHDCRRLYYGSDLPYQ, encoded by the coding sequence CTGCCTCACTTAAAGGGTCTGCGCAATGGCGATACCGCCAGTTCTGCCATCAAGCAGGTTGCCTCCGGACGATTTGGGGTCACCCCTGAATATCTGGTTAGCGCCCAGCAGATTGAAATCAAAATGGCGCAGGGAGCCAAGCCAGGGGAAGGAGGACAACTGCCGGGGAAGAAGGTCAGTCCCTATATTGCGATGCTGCGGCGTTCCAAACCCGGTGTCACCTTAATTTCCCCGCCTCCCCACCACGATATTTACTCCATTGAAGATCTGGCACAGTTGATCTTTGATCTGCACCAGATCAATCCCCTTGCCCAGGTCTCCGTCAAATTAGTGGCAGAGATCGGCATTGGTACCGTTGCCGCCGGAGTTGCTAAGGCCAATGCCGATGTGATCCAAATTTCCGGTCATGATGGGGGCACCGGTGCTTCCCCCCTGAGTTCGATTAAACACGCTGGAGGGCCCTGGGAACTGGGATTGACAGAGGTGCATCGGGTATTGATGCAGAACCAACTCCGCGATCGGGTGATTCTGCGGGTCGATGGTGGCTTAAAAACTGGTTGGGATGTAGTGATGGCAGCCTTGATGGGGGGGGTAAGAGTTTGGCTTTGGTTCCATTGCCATGATTGCCGAAGGCTGTATTATGGCTCGGATCTGCCATACCAATAA
- a CDS encoding glutamate synthase central domain-containing protein, whose protein sequence is MNVSATPNQPSPQLATLGYGGQKWLVEERDACGVGFIADQQGRSSHSLVIKALAALTCLEHRGGCSADRDSGDGAGLMTLIPWGLLHQWLAEQGLAVPSTAMTGVGMVFLPQQPATATWVRQLVEGIFAEEGFQVLGWRLVPVEPEVLGVQARENQPQIEQILVHTPRVKGDELERCLYLVRKRIEAAISAQAATATNLPGLTDCYICSLSHRTIVYKGMVRSAVLGDFYLDLQNPTYESPFAVYHRRFSTNTMPKWPLAQPMRLLGHNGEINTLLGNVNWMVAREADLSHPLWQAPSTPKSRLESLKPIVNSENSDSATLDNVMELLVRSGRSPQESMMIMVPEAYQNQPDLAQHPEIVDLYEYYSGIQEPWDGPALLVFSDGKTVGASLDRNGLRPARYCMTRDGYIVVASEAGVVELPEAEVTEKGRLGPGQMIAVDLQTHEVLKNWDIKQRLAAAQPYGQWLRAHRVELAPQPFLETTQMAAHEVLRHQTAFGYTAEDLEMIIQEMAAVGKEPTFCMGDDIPLAVLSDKPHLLYDYFKQRFAQVTNPPIDPLREKLVMSLTMQLGERGNLLEAQPQQAHLLKIPSPVLNERELQQIQKSEFGVASLPTLFAIAAGPEGLQQAVTTLCQQAAAAVRAGQKILILSDRLLPSGEAGSLSADDSYIPPLLAVGAVHHHLIRQGLRMRASLIVDTAQCWSTHHFACLIGYGASAICPYLALESVRQWWSDARTQTLMARDKIKANSLTGVQNNYRKAVEEGLLKILSKMGISLLASYHGAQIFEAIGIGVDLLNLGFKGTTSRLGGLSVSELAQEVISFHCRAFPELNLKKLENFGFVQYRPGLEYHMNNPEMAKVLHKAVATKSFDHYELYKQQLENRPVTALRDLLDFDSDRPALPLEAVEPVSAILQRFCTGGMSLGALSREAHETLAIAMNRIGGKSNSGERGVRSRPLPGTRGCRWDGAFSHPASLKGSAQWRYRQFCHQAGCLRTIWGHP, encoded by the coding sequence ATGAACGTGAGCGCAACACCCAACCAACCATCACCACAATTAGCGACCCTTGGTTATGGAGGTCAGAAATGGTTAGTGGAGGAGCGGGATGCCTGTGGCGTCGGCTTTATTGCTGACCAGCAAGGGCGATCTAGCCATTCCCTGGTTATAAAGGCACTGGCGGCATTGACCTGCTTGGAACACCGGGGCGGGTGTAGTGCCGATCGAGATTCTGGGGATGGGGCAGGGTTAATGACCCTGATTCCCTGGGGATTGCTCCATCAGTGGTTAGCAGAGCAGGGGCTTGCCGTACCCTCCACGGCTATGACAGGGGTCGGCATGGTTTTCCTGCCCCAGCAACCTGCCACCGCCACCTGGGTGCGCCAGCTCGTCGAGGGAATTTTCGCCGAAGAAGGATTCCAGGTGTTGGGCTGGCGTCTGGTGCCCGTGGAACCGGAGGTGCTAGGGGTGCAAGCCCGGGAGAATCAACCCCAGATCGAGCAAATTCTGGTACATACGCCCAGAGTGAAGGGAGATGAGCTGGAACGCTGTTTATATTTAGTACGGAAACGCATTGAAGCCGCGATCTCGGCCCAGGCAGCAACGGCAACCAACCTCCCTGGCTTGACCGATTGCTATATTTGTTCCCTCTCCCACCGCACCATTGTTTACAAGGGGATGGTGCGTTCTGCGGTGTTGGGAGATTTCTATCTTGATCTCCAGAATCCCACCTACGAAAGTCCCTTTGCGGTTTATCATCGGCGGTTTAGTACCAACACCATGCCCAAATGGCCGCTGGCCCAGCCAATGCGCTTGCTGGGACACAACGGCGAGATCAATACGCTGTTGGGAAATGTGAACTGGATGGTGGCACGGGAGGCGGATCTCTCCCACCCCCTGTGGCAGGCCCCCTCCACCCCCAAGAGTCGTCTCGAAAGCCTCAAGCCGATTGTCAATTCAGAAAACAGCGATTCCGCCACCCTGGATAATGTCATGGAGTTACTGGTACGCTCAGGCCGCAGTCCCCAGGAGTCCATGATGATCATGGTGCCGGAGGCATACCAGAATCAACCCGATCTGGCGCAGCACCCCGAGATTGTTGACCTTTATGAATATTACAGCGGCATTCAGGAACCCTGGGACGGCCCCGCACTTCTGGTTTTCAGTGATGGCAAAACCGTTGGGGCCTCCCTCGATCGCAACGGTCTGCGACCAGCTCGCTATTGCATGACCCGCGATGGCTATATTGTCGTGGCCTCAGAGGCCGGGGTTGTGGAGTTGCCGGAAGCAGAGGTGACGGAGAAAGGGCGGCTGGGTCCCGGTCAGATGATTGCCGTGGATCTCCAAACCCATGAGGTGTTGAAAAATTGGGATATTAAACAGCGGTTGGCGGCAGCTCAGCCCTATGGTCAATGGTTACGGGCTCACCGGGTGGAACTAGCGCCGCAGCCATTTCTGGAAACCACCCAGATGGCGGCCCACGAGGTGTTACGCCACCAAACAGCCTTCGGCTACACCGCTGAAGACTTGGAGATGATCATCCAGGAAATGGCTGCCGTTGGCAAGGAGCCAACCTTCTGTATGGGAGATGACATTCCCCTAGCAGTACTATCTGACAAGCCCCATCTGCTCTACGACTACTTTAAACAGCGCTTTGCCCAGGTCACCAACCCCCCCATTGACCCGTTGCGGGAAAAGTTGGTGATGTCCCTGACGATGCAATTGGGAGAGCGGGGGAACCTCCTAGAGGCTCAACCCCAGCAGGCGCATCTGTTGAAGATCCCCTCGCCAGTGTTGAATGAGCGAGAATTGCAACAGATTCAGAAATCTGAGTTTGGTGTGGCCTCCCTTCCTACCCTGTTTGCGATCGCAGCGGGACCAGAGGGATTGCAACAGGCCGTCACCACCCTGTGTCAGCAAGCAGCGGCGGCAGTGCGGGCTGGACAAAAAATTCTGATCCTCAGCGATCGCCTGTTACCCAGCGGCGAAGCTGGCAGCCTCAGCGCTGACGATAGTTACATCCCTCCCCTGCTAGCGGTGGGGGCGGTCCATCACCATCTGATCCGCCAGGGCTTACGGATGCGTGCTTCCTTAATCGTCGATACCGCCCAGTGCTGGAGTACCCATCATTTTGCCTGTCTGATTGGCTATGGAGCCAGTGCCATTTGTCCCTACCTGGCGCTGGAATCGGTGCGCCAGTGGTGGTCAGATGCCCGCACCCAAACCTTAATGGCCCGCGATAAAATCAAAGCCAACAGTTTGACGGGGGTGCAAAACAACTACCGCAAAGCCGTGGAAGAAGGCTTGTTGAAAATTCTCTCCAAAATGGGGATTTCCCTCTTGGCCAGTTATCACGGTGCCCAAATCTTTGAAGCCATTGGCATCGGGGTCGATCTACTCAACCTGGGCTTTAAAGGTACCACCTCCCGGTTGGGGGGCTTAAGTGTGAGTGAATTAGCCCAAGAGGTGATTAGCTTCCATTGCCGTGCTTTTCCAGAGCTGAACCTGAAGAAGCTGGAAAACTTCGGGTTTGTGCAATACCGACCGGGGTTGGAATACCACATGAATAATCCGGAGATGGCGAAGGTGCTACATAAAGCTGTAGCAACCAAGAGCTTCGACCACTATGAACTCTATAAGCAGCAACTAGAGAACCGTCCGGTCACTGCCCTGCGAGATTTATTAGACTTTGACAGCGATCGCCCTGCCCTGCCCTTGGAAGCGGTCGAACCCGTATCGGCAATTCTCCAGCGGTTCTGTACTGGCGGGATGTCCTTGGGTGCCCTCTCCCGGGAAGCCCACGAAACCTTGGCGATCGCCATGAATCGGATTGGGGGCAAATCCAACTCCGGAGAACGGGGGGTAAGATCCCGTCCGCTACCAGGTACTAGAGGATGTCGATGGGACGGGGCATTCTCCCACCCTGCCTCACTTAAAGGGTCTGCGCAATGGCGATACCGCCAGTTCTGCCATCAAGCAGGTTGCCTCCGGACGATTTGGGGTCACCCCTGA
- a CDS encoding phosphodiester glycosidase family protein, which translates to MQLWGVRLLDSHDLGQQPLEWFSDPRQQPLSLPIRLLPPYRYLDITELAQRQGWQVQVEGQRLKITTPLAQVESLRRGNQAAGDRLVLNLNRPAPWQVSQQGQSLMLTVDAQTAPELAQQLQHRPGQVPVQIQTGSNQTTLQMMIPATWRPRIWTLPHPNRLIIDLQPENPITRDLLWAPGLRWRQQLLSLGASRFPVVWLVVNPRQPGLSLRPIWGDPATLVGINPLSAVAGRSQASAAINGGFFNRNRQLPLGAIRQEGRWISSPILNRGAIAWDEKGRVKMGRLSLQETLITANGQRLSLQSLNSGYVQAGIARYTQAWGTTYTPLTDNELIVTVQADRVIAQRPLGKAGEATLPIPVNGYLLSLRSNRSAASAVAIGTALSLERTLTPDDFDTYPQILAAGPLLLQNRQIVLDAKQEQFSDAFIRETASRSAIATTSEGNLLIVAVHDRVGGEGPTLGEMAQLLQQMGALEALNLDGGSSTTLYLGGQLLDRSSRSAARVHNGIGIFLQPSPEPIRP; encoded by the coding sequence ATGCAGCTGTGGGGGGTTCGACTCTTGGACAGCCATGATTTAGGTCAACAACCCCTGGAGTGGTTTTCCGACCCCCGACAGCAGCCCCTGAGCTTGCCGATCCGCCTCCTGCCTCCCTATCGCTATCTGGACATTACCGAGTTGGCTCAACGACAGGGCTGGCAAGTCCAAGTGGAGGGTCAACGATTGAAGATTACAACCCCTCTTGCCCAGGTGGAATCACTCCGGCGGGGGAACCAAGCTGCTGGCGATCGCCTAGTCCTGAATTTAAATCGCCCCGCCCCCTGGCAGGTATCACAGCAAGGTCAATCCCTGATGCTGACAGTCGATGCCCAAACCGCACCCGAGCTAGCCCAGCAATTACAGCATCGTCCAGGGCAAGTGCCGGTGCAGATTCAGACTGGCAGCAACCAAACCACTCTGCAGATGATGATCCCAGCCACCTGGCGACCTCGAATCTGGACGCTCCCTCACCCCAATCGTCTGATTATTGATCTGCAGCCAGAGAATCCGATAACGCGGGATCTGCTTTGGGCTCCAGGTTTGCGCTGGCGGCAGCAACTATTGAGCCTAGGAGCCTCGCGGTTCCCCGTGGTTTGGCTGGTGGTCAATCCCCGCCAGCCCGGTCTCAGCCTACGTCCTATCTGGGGAGATCCAGCAACCCTGGTGGGGATTAACCCATTGTCAGCTGTGGCTGGGCGATCGCAGGCCAGTGCTGCTATCAACGGGGGCTTCTTTAATCGCAACCGCCAACTGCCCCTGGGAGCGATTCGTCAGGAGGGACGCTGGATTTCCAGTCCAATTCTGAATCGGGGGGCGATCGCCTGGGACGAAAAAGGGCGGGTGAAGATGGGACGACTGAGTTTACAGGAGACCCTGATCACCGCCAATGGGCAGCGGCTGTCACTGCAATCCCTCAACAGTGGCTATGTGCAAGCGGGGATTGCCCGTTATACCCAGGCTTGGGGGACAACTTACACCCCCCTGACCGACAATGAACTAATCGTGACCGTGCAGGCTGATCGGGTAATTGCCCAGCGGCCCCTGGGGAAAGCTGGAGAGGCAACCCTGCCCATCCCCGTCAATGGCTACCTCCTCAGCCTCCGCTCCAATCGCAGTGCGGCCAGTGCCGTCGCTATCGGGACTGCCCTTAGCCTGGAACGCACCCTGACACCGGATGATTTCGATACCTATCCCCAAATTCTGGCCGCTGGGCCGCTGTTGCTGCAAAATCGCCAAATTGTTTTGGATGCAAAGCAGGAGCAATTTAGTGATGCCTTTATTCGGGAAACAGCATCCCGGAGTGCGATCGCCACAACATCGGAGGGTAATCTACTAATAGTAGCGGTTCATGATCGCGTGGGGGGAGAGGGTCCGACCCTAGGAGAGATGGCTCAATTGCTACAACAGATGGGAGCCCTAGAGGCGCTGAACTTAGATGGGGGGAGTTCGACGACTCTCTACCTCGGAGGACAACTGCTGGATCGCTCCAGTCGATCTGCGGCTCGGGTTCATAATGGAATTGGCATTTTTCTCCAGCCCAGCCCTGAGCCAATTCGGCCTTAA
- a CDS encoding phosphomannose isomerase type II C-terminal cupin domain: protein MPSTPVLKGIAATELRPWGAFTVLEEGRGYKIKRIEVKPGHRLSLQMHHHRSEHWIVVSGTARVICGDRETLLSSNQSTYVPPCTLHRLENPGVISLVLIEVQNGEYLGEDDIIRFHDDYARTPAAPL, encoded by the coding sequence CTGCCTTCAACCCCTGTCCTAAAGGGGATTGCTGCCACGGAATTGCGACCCTGGGGAGCTTTCACCGTCTTAGAAGAGGGTCGGGGCTACAAAATTAAGCGCATTGAAGTCAAGCCAGGACACCGCCTCAGTCTGCAAATGCACCACCACCGCAGTGAACACTGGATTGTGGTTTCAGGCACTGCTCGGGTCATTTGTGGCGATCGGGAAACACTGCTATCCAGCAACCAATCGACCTATGTTCCACCCTGTACCCTCCACCGACTGGAAAACCCTGGTGTGATTTCCTTGGTCTTGATTGAGGTGCAAAATGGTGAGTATTTGGGTGAGGATGACATTATCCGCTTCCATGATGATTACGCCCGCACCCCGGCTGCCCCCCTATAA
- a CDS encoding HesB/IscA family protein: MVHLSEAAAREVKRLRSSRQQPNALFRLRVEASGCEGLSYALELAPSMQLQDQTFECHGIQVLVDPQSLPYVKNLQIDYAEDLMGGCFRFHNANATKTCGCGNSFSINSCEES, from the coding sequence ATGGTTCATCTCAGTGAAGCGGCTGCTCGTGAAGTTAAGCGACTGCGATCCAGTCGGCAGCAGCCCAATGCCCTCTTTCGTTTGAGAGTTGAAGCCAGTGGGTGTGAAGGGTTGTCCTATGCTTTGGAGCTAGCGCCCAGTATGCAGTTGCAGGATCAGACTTTTGAATGCCATGGCATTCAAGTTTTGGTTGATCCGCAGAGTTTACCCTATGTTAAAAATCTACAAATTGATTACGCCGAGGATCTCATGGGGGGGTGTTTCCGTTTTCATAATGCTAATGCGACGAAAACCTGTGGGTGTGGGAACTCTTTCTCCATCAACTCCTGCGAGGAATCTTGA
- a CDS encoding DUF1830 domain-containing protein: MTYLLSLVTARAASPAKESSKILCYYINDTSYSQIIRAMSGVGCHFERVVFSRERILFEAFPESYLEVYSCLSNGTRLTKIDCGLLHINSQSNL, encoded by the coding sequence ATGACTTACTTACTTTCTCTTGTAACAGCTAGGGCTGCATCCCCTGCTAAAGAATCTAGCAAGATTCTCTGCTATTACATTAATGACACGAGTTATAGCCAGATTATTCGGGCTATGAGTGGAGTAGGGTGTCATTTTGAACGGGTCGTCTTCTCCAGGGAACGCATTTTATTTGAAGCATTTCCAGAATCATACCTGGAAGTATACTCATGCCTAAGCAATGGTACAAGATTGACAAAAATTGACTGCGGATTATTACACATTAATAGCCAGTCCAACCTTTGA
- a CDS encoding Rieske (2Fe-2S) protein, producing the protein MNWVKVLAEVELPQDARKVVKAEKRTILLLHHGGQIYAMENACPHLKLPLQGGKVTADNAIVCPWHHSAFDLLSGNVKDWCPWPPGVGKVLAMVSKEKALTVFPTRLEEGSIWVGLEE; encoded by the coding sequence ATGAATTGGGTTAAAGTGCTAGCTGAAGTTGAGCTTCCCCAAGATGCGCGCAAGGTAGTGAAAGCAGAGAAGCGGACAATCTTGCTTTTACATCACGGCGGGCAGATCTATGCCATGGAGAACGCCTGTCCTCACCTAAAGCTGCCGCTCCAAGGTGGCAAAGTAACAGCAGACAATGCGATCGTCTGTCCGTGGCATCATAGTGCCTTTGACCTTCTCAGTGGGAATGTCAAAGACTGGTGTCCGTGGCCGCCTGGTGTAGGGAAAGTTCTAGCCATGGTTTCCAAAGAAAAGGCTCTGACGGTTTTCCCAACACGCCTTGAGGAAGGCAGCATCTGGGTAGGTCTAGAGGAGTAG
- a CDS encoding general stress protein, whose amino-acid sequence MSLPTDHQTPHSPTPDSYDPHIIPAETAARKDREGDSYKHIPENSESSDSIDTTGGYTVDKEGLTNNYATEPEMYAESPGDLQKQGNSTSTTNKYSIVDIFPSHTEAESVVSEMQKAGLDPQKISVLGKDRQSTDQVHGAFNWKDISQAEGLVAVLVELGISSTEALKYETEINAGKFVVLVMGSDEDISQANQIFHNIGHRTLEESTT is encoded by the coding sequence ATGAGTTTACCAACCGATCATCAAACCCCTCATTCCCCAACCCCTGATTCCTACGATCCCCATATTATTCCGGCTGAAACCGCAGCTCGCAAAGATCGTGAGGGTGATAGCTATAAACATATTCCTGAGAACTCTGAAAGCTCGGATAGCATTGATACAACAGGTGGCTATACAGTAGATAAAGAAGGGCTGACAAACAACTACGCCACTGAACCTGAAATGTACGCTGAATCACCGGGCGATCTCCAGAAGCAGGGTAACAGTACATCCACCACTAACAAGTACAGTATTGTTGACATTTTTCCCTCACATACAGAGGCAGAAAGTGTTGTCTCAGAGATGCAAAAAGCAGGTTTAGATCCCCAAAAAATTTCGGTTCTTGGCAAAGACCGCCAGAGCACTGATCAGGTGCATGGAGCTTTTAACTGGAAGGATATTTCTCAGGCCGAAGGCTTGGTTGCGGTTCTAGTTGAATTAGGAATTTCTAGCACCGAGGCGTTGAAATACGAGACTGAAATTAATGCTGGCAAGTTTGTGGTGCTCGTCATGGGTAGTGATGAAGATATCAGTCAGGCCAATCAAATTTTCCATAACATTGGTCACAGAACGTTGGAAGAGAGTACTACTTGA
- a CDS encoding fasciclin domain-containing protein: MPQLKKILTYHVVSGKVMAADVTTLKSAKTVEGEEVKIDASHGVKINNATVTTADVSADNGVIHIIDTVLMPTMATV; this comes from the coding sequence ATTCCCCAACTCAAGAAAATCCTGACCTATCATGTCGTATCTGGTAAGGTCATGGCGGCAGATGTCACAACGCTAAAATCGGCTAAAACGGTTGAAGGTGAAGAGGTAAAAATTGACGCTTCCCATGGTGTCAAGATCAATAATGCTACCGTCACAACCGCTGATGTATCAGCTGACAATGGTGTGATTCACATCATTGATACCGTATTAATGCCTACCATGGCAACTGTTTAG
- a CDS encoding P-II family nitrogen regulator: protein MSSSLTQGILVTIICEAVLQDRLINLLTKFSVSGYTIIPAQGAGSHGRRMGDIAGYNTNIEIKTIVTPEISGKLLEDLKLYEATHALIAFQQKVEGLFD, encoded by the coding sequence ATGTCCTCTTCATTAACCCAGGGTATTCTCGTCACGATCATTTGTGAAGCTGTTTTGCAAGATCGTTTAATTAACCTGCTAACAAAATTTAGTGTGTCTGGCTATACGATTATTCCAGCACAGGGGGCAGGAAGTCATGGAAGACGCATGGGCGATATAGCTGGTTACAACACCAATATTGAAATTAAAACCATTGTAACTCCAGAAATTTCTGGCAAATTACTAGAAGATTTGAAACTATATGAAGCAACTCATGCTTTGATAGCATTCCAACAAAAGGTAGAAGGTTTGTTTGATTAA
- a CDS encoding NblA/ycf18 family protein encodes MAIRDFLQSSDYVNNFTPLSEGEVVMNQEMELTLEQEFHLRHFADVVKQMSREQAQAFLIEQHRLMLVQKTLFQKLLKQGWESK; translated from the coding sequence GTGGCGATTCGTGATTTTCTACAATCGTCAGATTATGTAAATAATTTTACCCCACTTAGTGAAGGGGAGGTAGTTATGAATCAGGAAATGGAACTTACCTTAGAACAAGAATTTCATCTTAGACATTTCGCAGATGTAGTAAAACAAATGTCTCGTGAACAAGCTCAGGCGTTTCTGATTGAACAGCATCGGCTAATGCTAGTTCAGAAAACACTGTTTCAGAAGCTTTTGAAGCAAGGGTGGGAGTCTAAATGA
- a CDS encoding PIN/TRAM domain-containing protein codes for MLDIIIIISFILAGTGIGYHGIEALPISVLEQVTNPEALRWVTAGFGALIGVAVGLSAQTTYRRVESQIEHMPADILLSRAVGLVLGLLVANLMLAPIFLLPIPPEFSFMKPLAAVLGSILFAFSGVTLADTHGRALLRLINPHTVETLLVAEGTLKPAATKVLDTSCIIDGRVEDLLSTGFLEGQILVPQFVLAELQQVADASNDQKRNRGRRGLDILNRMKVAFPERIVIHSADYEDIATVDAKLVRLVQEINGTLVTNDYNLNKVASVQKVRVLNVNDLAQSLRPAYLPGDSLDLKILKEGKEPTQGVGYLDDGTMVVVEEGRRYVGGELQVVVTSALQTSAGRMIFARPKPSVVA; via the coding sequence ATGCTTGACATCATCATTATTATTTCCTTCATCCTAGCAGGGACAGGAATTGGCTACCACGGTATTGAGGCATTGCCAATTTCAGTCCTGGAGCAAGTCACCAACCCTGAAGCTCTGCGGTGGGTAACAGCAGGCTTTGGTGCCTTGATTGGTGTTGCCGTTGGCTTGAGTGCTCAAACAACCTATCGTCGGGTTGAGTCTCAAATTGAGCATATGCCAGCCGACATCCTGCTGAGTCGGGCGGTGGGATTAGTGTTGGGGCTGTTGGTAGCGAATTTGATGCTCGCTCCCATTTTTCTGCTGCCGATCCCCCCAGAATTTAGCTTTATGAAGCCCCTCGCGGCAGTGCTGGGTAGTATTCTGTTTGCCTTCTCAGGGGTCACCCTGGCAGACACCCATGGTCGTGCCCTACTGCGATTGATCAACCCCCATACCGTTGAAACCCTGTTGGTGGCTGAAGGCACCCTGAAGCCAGCAGCTACCAAGGTTCTCGATACCAGCTGCATCATTGATGGTCGTGTTGAAGACTTGCTGTCTACTGGTTTTTTGGAGGGTCAAATCTTAGTTCCCCAATTTGTATTGGCAGAGTTACAGCAGGTGGCGGATGCCTCCAATGACCAAAAGCGGAATCGTGGGCGGCGGGGGTTGGATATTCTTAACCGCATGAAAGTTGCCTTCCCCGAACGGATTGTGATTCACTCAGCCGACTATGAGGATATTGCTACCGTCGATGCCAAGCTGGTGCGGCTGGTGCAAGAGATCAATGGCACCCTGGTCACGAATGACTATAACCTTAACAAAGTCGCCAGTGTCCAGAAAGTACGTGTGCTGAACGTGAATGATCTGGCCCAGTCCCTTCGCCCCGCCTATCTGCCCGGTGACAGTTTAGACTTAAAAATCCTCAAGGAAGGGAAGGAGCCAACCCAAGGGGTAGGGTATCTCGATGATGGCACGATGGTTGTGGTCGAAGAAGGGCGGCGCTATGTAGGAGGGGAATTACAAGTGGTGGTTACCAGTGCCTTACAAACTTCTGCGGGGCGGATGATCTTTGCCCGTCCTAAGCCCTCCGTTGTTGCCTAG
- the hemW gene encoding radical SAM family heme chaperone HemW, with the protein MSLTAHRLSTSPLILPAAQCPRAAYLHIPFCRRRCFYCDFPVSVVGDRQRGETSVAIAHYVEVLCQEIQQTVPSGQALETIFFGGGTPSLLAVAQLEQLLRVLEQTIGIAANAEISMEMDPGTFDWGQLAGYQQAGVNRVSLGVQAFQPHLLQGMGRTHTVDDIDQAITLIRGLGIPNFSLDLIAGLPNQTLEQWQDSLGAALALAPNHLSAYDLMLEPGTAFSRQYQPGTHPLPTETTTAEMYRLAQQVLTGAGYEHYEISNYARPGYHCRHNRVYWENRPFYGFGMGAASYLSGQRFTRPRTTKTYCQWVEAGAATPEIRSLTLTVDNGPDRLLETLMLGFRLAEGLSLSALDTQFGDATLRQVWQCLQPFYHQGWVEVTDAKGEVCHHLQVLPAQGHLRLSDPEGFLFSNTVLAALFATWEATD; encoded by the coding sequence TTGTCTTTAACTGCTCACCGTCTTTCTACCTCACCCCTGATCCTCCCTGCGGCACAATGTCCCAGAGCAGCATATTTGCATATTCCTTTTTGCCGCCGTCGCTGCTTCTACTGCGATTTCCCAGTGTCGGTGGTGGGCGATCGCCAACGGGGAGAGACCTCAGTTGCCATCGCCCATTACGTTGAGGTGCTATGTCAAGAGATCCAACAAACGGTGCCATCGGGTCAGGCACTGGAAACAATTTTCTTTGGAGGGGGCACCCCTTCGCTCCTCGCAGTTGCCCAATTAGAGCAGCTACTAAGGGTGTTAGAACAGACGATCGGGATCGCGGCCAACGCTGAAATTTCCATGGAAATGGATCCTGGCACCTTTGATTGGGGGCAGTTGGCAGGTTACCAACAGGCTGGGGTCAATCGGGTGAGTTTGGGTGTCCAAGCGTTTCAACCCCACTTGCTGCAAGGGATGGGGCGAACCCATACTGTGGACGATATTGATCAGGCTATTACCTTAATTCGAGGGTTAGGGATCCCGAATTTCAGCCTCGATTTAATTGCTGGGTTGCCCAATCAAACCCTCGAACAATGGCAAGACTCCCTGGGTGCTGCCTTGGCTTTAGCTCCCAACCATCTCTCTGCCTATGATTTGATGCTAGAACCCGGAACCGCCTTTAGTCGCCAATATCAACCCGGTACCCATCCGTTGCCTACCGAGACGACCACCGCCGAGATGTACCGTCTGGCGCAACAAGTGCTGACTGGGGCTGGCTATGAACACTATGAAATTTCAAATTATGCCCGACCCGGCTATCACTGTCGCCACAACCGCGTGTACTGGGAAAACCGTCCCTTCTATGGGTTTGGCATGGGTGCTGCGAGTTACTTATCGGGGCAGCGCTTTACCCGTCCCCGTACCACCAAAACCTATTGCCAGTGGGTAGAGGCTGGAGCAGCAACCCCTGAGATAAGATCCCTGACTCTGACTGTGGACAATGGCCCTGACAGGTTGCTGGAGACATTGATGCTAGGGTTTCGACTCGCCGAGGGGCTCAGTCTTTCTGCCCTCGACACCCAGTTTGGGGATGCCACTCTTCGCCAAGTCTGGCAGTGTTTGCAACCCTTCTATCACCAAGGCTGGGTGGAAGTAACGGATGCCAAGGGTGAAGTCTGCCATCATCTCCAGGTGCTTCCTGCCCAGGGACACCTACGGTTGAGTGATCCCGAAGGCTTTCTATTCTCGAATACGGTGCTGGCAGCCCTATTTGCAACCTGGGAGGCCACGGATTAG